From Cellulosimicrobium cellulans, the proteins below share one genomic window:
- a CDS encoding TIGR01777 family oxidoreductase: protein MDIVVAGSHGFIGGELLERLREDGHHVRRLVRRAPQTSDEHEWDPDAGVLDPGVIEGADAVVNLAGAGIGDHRWTTEYKRTLVTSRTRTTGLLARTMAGLDAPPPVWVQGSAIGYYGDRGAQVLTETSASGDGFLARLVREWEAATAPAEQAGVRVVHARTGIVLSSEGGALGRLLPLLRLGVGGRLGPGTQYWSWITLRDEVDALRHLLTAPVHGPVNLCSPHPATNAEITRALARELHRPAVVAVPSVALRVVLGELASDILGSQRALPSVLEASGFAFSDPLLADAARRVAERR, encoded by the coding sequence ATGGATATCGTCGTGGCGGGCTCGCACGGATTCATCGGCGGCGAGCTGCTGGAACGGCTGCGCGAGGACGGCCACCACGTGCGCCGGCTCGTGCGGCGTGCCCCGCAGACGTCCGACGAGCACGAGTGGGACCCCGACGCCGGCGTCCTGGACCCCGGCGTGATCGAGGGGGCCGACGCCGTCGTGAACCTCGCCGGCGCGGGGATCGGCGACCACCGCTGGACGACGGAGTACAAGCGCACCCTGGTCACGTCCCGGACCCGGACCACCGGCCTCCTCGCCCGGACGATGGCCGGTCTCGACGCGCCGCCGCCCGTCTGGGTCCAGGGCTCCGCGATCGGCTACTACGGCGACCGTGGCGCGCAGGTGCTCACCGAGACGTCGGCGTCGGGCGACGGGTTCCTCGCCCGCCTGGTCCGGGAGTGGGAGGCCGCGACGGCGCCGGCCGAGCAGGCGGGCGTCCGCGTGGTGCACGCCCGGACGGGCATCGTGCTGTCCTCCGAGGGCGGCGCGCTCGGCCGGCTCCTGCCGCTGCTGCGGCTCGGCGTCGGCGGTCGCCTCGGACCCGGCACCCAGTACTGGAGCTGGATCACGCTGCGCGACGAGGTCGACGCGCTGCGCCACCTCCTCACCGCTCCCGTGCACGGGCCGGTCAACCTGTGCTCCCCTCACCCGGCCACGAACGCGGAGATCACCCGCGCGCTCGCCCGCGAGCTCCACCGCCCGGCCGTGGTGGCCGTCCCGTCCGTCGCGCTGCGCGTCGTGCTCGGCGAGCTCGCGTCGGACATCCTCGGCTCGCAGCGCGCCCTCCCGAGCGTGCTCGAGGCGAGCGGGTTCGCCTTCTCCGACCCCCTCCTCGCCGACGCCGCCCGACGGGTCGCGGAGCGCCGCTGA
- the sucB gene encoding 2-oxoglutarate dehydrogenase, E2 component, dihydrolipoamide succinyltransferase codes for MSENVQMPALGESVTEGTVTRWLKSVGDTVAVDEPLLEVSTDKVDTEIPSPVAGVLEQILVQEDETVEVGTDLAVIGDGSGGGDAAPAAAEAPAPQAEPEPAQPAAQEAPAAPAPAAPEAPAAEAAPTQASGGEEITLPALGESVTEGTVTRWLKSVGDTVEVDEPLLEVSTDKVDTEVPSPVAGTVQQILVQEDETVEVGTVLAIVGSGAAPAAAPAAPAEQPAQEAPKQEAAPAPAPTEARTPASEADVPAQAAQEETPAPATSTPAPAAEKPAAPSAPGATPAPAAKAGGTYLTPLVRKLAADKGVDLSTLSGTGVGGRIRKEDVLEAARKAEEAKAAPAAAPAAPAAGGAPKKATVPAVSPLRGTTEKTSRLRKLVASRMVEALSTQAQLTTAVEVDVTRVAALRNRAKADFKAREGANLTFLPFFTLAAVEALKAYPKINATFAEDEITYHGQENVGIAVDTERGLVVPVIKDAGDLNLAGIARKISDLGSRTRANKVGPDELAGGTFTITNTGSGGAVFDTPIVPVGQVAILGTGTITKRAVVVTDADGNDTIGIRSTCFIFLSYDHRLVDGADAARFLTTIKNRIEEGAFESEVGL; via the coding sequence ATGTCTGAGAACGTGCAGATGCCGGCCCTCGGCGAGTCCGTCACCGAAGGCACCGTCACCCGTTGGCTCAAGTCGGTCGGCGACACCGTCGCCGTCGACGAGCCGCTGCTCGAGGTCTCGACCGACAAGGTCGACACCGAGATCCCCTCGCCCGTCGCGGGCGTGCTCGAGCAGATCCTCGTCCAGGAGGACGAGACCGTGGAGGTCGGTACCGACCTCGCCGTGATCGGCGACGGTTCCGGTGGCGGCGACGCCGCCCCCGCTGCGGCTGAGGCGCCCGCGCCCCAGGCGGAGCCCGAGCCCGCGCAGCCCGCCGCGCAGGAGGCTCCTGCGGCCCCCGCCCCGGCGGCGCCGGAGGCTCCCGCCGCGGAGGCCGCTCCCACCCAGGCGTCGGGCGGCGAGGAGATCACGCTCCCCGCGCTCGGCGAGTCCGTCACCGAGGGCACCGTGACCCGGTGGCTGAAGTCGGTCGGCGACACCGTCGAGGTCGACGAGCCCCTGCTCGAGGTCTCGACCGACAAGGTCGACACCGAGGTCCCCTCCCCCGTGGCGGGCACCGTCCAGCAGATCCTCGTCCAGGAGGACGAGACGGTCGAGGTCGGCACCGTGCTCGCGATCGTCGGTTCGGGCGCCGCCCCGGCCGCGGCCCCCGCGGCCCCGGCCGAGCAGCCCGCCCAGGAGGCCCCGAAGCAGGAAGCCGCTCCCGCCCCGGCGCCGACCGAGGCGCGCACGCCCGCGAGCGAGGCGGACGTCCCGGCCCAGGCCGCGCAGGAGGAGACGCCTGCCCCGGCGACGAGCACCCCCGCTCCCGCCGCCGAGAAGCCGGCTGCGCCGTCGGCCCCGGGTGCGACCCCGGCCCCGGCCGCCAAGGCCGGTGGCACCTACCTCACGCCGCTCGTGCGCAAGCTCGCCGCCGACAAGGGCGTCGACCTCTCGACCCTCTCGGGTACGGGCGTCGGCGGCCGCATCCGCAAGGAGGACGTGCTCGAGGCCGCCCGCAAGGCCGAGGAGGCCAAGGCCGCCCCGGCCGCCGCTCCCGCGGCACCCGCGGCCGGTGGCGCCCCGAAGAAGGCCACCGTCCCCGCCGTCTCGCCGCTGCGCGGCACGACCGAGAAGACGAGCCGCCTGCGCAAGCTCGTGGCGAGCCGCATGGTCGAGGCGCTGAGCACCCAGGCCCAGCTCACGACGGCCGTCGAGGTCGACGTCACGCGCGTCGCCGCGCTGCGCAACCGTGCCAAGGCCGACTTCAAGGCACGCGAGGGCGCCAACCTCACGTTCCTGCCGTTCTTCACGCTCGCCGCGGTCGAGGCGCTCAAGGCCTACCCGAAGATCAACGCGACCTTCGCCGAGGACGAGATCACGTACCACGGCCAGGAGAACGTCGGCATCGCGGTCGACACCGAGCGCGGCCTCGTCGTCCCGGTGATCAAGGACGCGGGCGACCTCAACCTCGCCGGCATCGCGCGCAAGATCTCCGACCTCGGCTCGCGCACGCGTGCCAACAAGGTCGGGCCGGACGAGCTCGCGGGCGGGACGTTCACGATCACCAACACCGGCTCGGGCGGCGCCGTCTTCGACACGCCGATCGTCCCGGTCGGCCAGGTGGCGATCCTCGGCACGGGGACCATCACCAAGCGCGCGGTCGTCGTCACGGACGCGGACGGGAACGACACGATCGGCATCCGCTCGACGTGCTTCATCTTCCTGTCCTACGACCACCGCCTGGTCGACGGTGCGGACGCCGCGCGCTTCCTCACCACGATCAAGAACCGCATCGAGGAGGGCGCGTTCGAGTCCGAGGTCGGCCTCTGA
- the lpdA gene encoding dihydrolipoyl dehydrogenase gives MAEPGTPFDVVVLGGGSAGYATALRAAQLGLSVALVESGKLGGTCLHNGCIPTKALLHAAELADGAREGARFGVRSTLEGIDMAGVNGYKDGVVAGLYKGLQGLVSSRGITFVEGHGRLVSQDTVEVDGTRYTGRHVVLATGSYARSLPGLEIAGRVITSDQALRLDRVPRSVVVLGGGVIGVEFASVWKSFGAEVQIVEALPHLVPNEDEALSKSLERAFRKRGIQFSLGDRFAGVKETDSGVTVTLESGKTFEAELLLVAVGRGPRTADLGFEAQGITLDRGFVIVDERLHTGVGNIWAAGDIVPGLQLAHRGFAQGIFLAEQIAGLDPTPIVESSIPRVTYCEPEVASVGVTEAAAIETWGADQVESLEYNLAGNGKSKILATSGFVKLVRRKDGPVVGVHMIGARVGELVGEGQLIVGWEAYPEDVAALVHAHPTQNEALGEAHLALAGKPLHAHN, from the coding sequence GTGGCCGAACCCGGCACACCATTCGACGTCGTCGTCCTGGGCGGAGGCAGCGCCGGCTACGCCACCGCGCTGCGCGCCGCCCAGCTCGGCCTCTCCGTCGCGCTCGTCGAGTCGGGCAAGCTCGGTGGTACCTGCCTGCACAACGGGTGCATCCCCACCAAGGCCCTGCTCCACGCGGCGGAGCTCGCCGACGGCGCCCGCGAGGGCGCGAGGTTCGGCGTCCGCAGCACGCTCGAGGGCATCGACATGGCGGGCGTCAACGGCTACAAGGACGGCGTCGTCGCCGGTCTCTACAAGGGACTGCAGGGCCTCGTCTCCTCGCGCGGCATCACGTTCGTCGAGGGCCACGGCCGGCTCGTGTCGCAGGACACCGTCGAGGTCGACGGCACCCGGTACACCGGCCGCCACGTCGTGCTCGCGACCGGCTCGTACGCGCGCTCGCTGCCCGGCCTCGAGATCGCCGGCCGCGTCATCACCTCCGACCAGGCGCTGCGGCTCGACCGCGTCCCGAGGTCGGTCGTGGTGCTCGGCGGCGGCGTGATCGGCGTCGAGTTCGCGAGCGTGTGGAAGTCGTTCGGCGCCGAGGTCCAGATCGTCGAGGCGCTGCCCCACCTCGTGCCCAACGAGGACGAGGCGCTGTCGAAGTCGCTCGAGCGTGCGTTCCGCAAGCGGGGCATCCAGTTCTCCCTGGGCGACCGGTTCGCGGGCGTCAAGGAGACCGACTCGGGTGTCACCGTCACGCTCGAGTCCGGCAAGACCTTCGAGGCCGAGCTGCTGCTGGTCGCCGTGGGGCGCGGACCGCGCACCGCGGACCTCGGCTTCGAGGCCCAGGGCATCACGCTCGACCGCGGGTTCGTGATCGTCGACGAGCGCCTGCACACGGGCGTCGGGAACATCTGGGCCGCGGGCGACATCGTGCCCGGCCTCCAGCTCGCGCACCGCGGGTTCGCGCAGGGCATCTTCCTCGCGGAGCAGATCGCCGGGCTCGACCCGACGCCGATCGTCGAGTCGTCGATCCCGCGCGTCACGTACTGCGAGCCCGAGGTCGCGTCCGTCGGCGTCACGGAGGCCGCGGCGATCGAGACGTGGGGCGCCGACCAGGTCGAGTCCCTCGAGTACAACCTCGCCGGCAACGGCAAGAGCAAGATCCTCGCGACCAGCGGCTTCGTCAAGCTCGTGCGCCGCAAGGACGGGCCCGTCGTCGGCGTGCACATGATCGGCGCGCGCGTCGGCGAGCTCGTCGGCGAGGGCCAGCTCATCGTGGGCTGGGAGGCGTACCCGGAGGACGTCGCCGCCCTGGTCCACGCCCACCCCACCCAGAACGAGGCACTCGGAGAGGCGCACCTGGCCCTGGCCGGCAAGCCTCTGCACGCCCACAACTGA
- a CDS encoding MMPL family transporter, whose protein sequence is MLSNRTGGFLRGLIIVAVIGLWMAIGALGGQAQGRLSSVQTNDAAAFLPASAESTRAAEVAQEFTDSETLPALVVATTGDGSALTPDDLAALDAYAKAVPGAPLEGTSGDEPATVGDVSVADPVVVPSEDGEAALVVVSLDASVASDRIGADEDSVSELAVGALRDLAAADASEGGLAGTSLDVWVTGPAGFVADLVTAFGGIDTVLLLVALGAVLVILAIVYRSPILPFLVILTAVLALTLAGLVVYHLAAADVLTLNGQSQGILSILVVGAAVDYSLLVVARYREELRLVRSTTTALRRAVRASVEPIAASAGTVIAGLLCLLLSDLSSNRSLGPVAAIGIAAAFVAALTLLPALLLVAGQRSRGLFWPRMPRYEGAHTQHDGGVADAQPADVESDDAVRVEGHGVWSRVASFVGRHDRRVWVVTALVLAACAAFVPTLDAEGTGDSEVFLADVDSVAGEAALTEHFEGVSAQPATVVAPEEDLDAVVAAAEGVEGVAAANPVTDQPAAAPGAPAQGDPVVVDGQVRVDVTTDAPSDSQEAVETVSALRDAVHDVSPEAVVGGAAAERLDTQLAGQRDLRVIVPVVLAVILLILVLLLRSIVAPVLLMLANVLSFGAALGVAAIVFDHVLGFPGADPAVPLYAFCFLVALGVDYSIFLMTRVREESLRVGTRRGVLRGLAVTGSVITSAGVVLATTFAALGIIPLLFLAQLAFIVAFGVLVDTLVVRSLLVPALVHDVGRRAWWPSALGRTDRGPGEQGQPAGTGSAGQSSSTRAIASDSEGVTESS, encoded by the coding sequence ATGCTGAGCAATAGGACGGGCGGGTTCCTCCGCGGGCTGATCATTGTCGCAGTCATCGGTCTGTGGATGGCGATCGGCGCGCTGGGAGGGCAGGCGCAGGGCCGCCTGAGCAGCGTGCAGACGAACGACGCCGCCGCGTTCCTCCCGGCGAGCGCCGAGTCCACGCGCGCGGCCGAGGTCGCGCAGGAGTTCACGGACTCCGAGACCCTCCCCGCGCTCGTCGTCGCCACGACGGGTGACGGGAGCGCTCTGACACCCGACGACCTCGCCGCGCTCGACGCCTACGCGAAGGCCGTGCCGGGCGCCCCGCTCGAGGGCACGTCGGGCGACGAGCCCGCGACCGTGGGCGACGTCTCCGTCGCCGACCCGGTCGTCGTGCCGTCCGAGGACGGCGAGGCCGCGCTCGTCGTCGTCTCTCTCGACGCCTCCGTGGCGTCGGACCGGATCGGCGCCGACGAGGACAGCGTGAGCGAGCTCGCCGTCGGCGCGCTGCGCGACCTCGCCGCCGCGGACGCGTCCGAGGGCGGGCTCGCGGGTACCTCGCTCGACGTGTGGGTCACGGGCCCGGCCGGGTTCGTCGCCGACCTCGTCACCGCGTTCGGCGGGATCGACACCGTCCTCCTGCTCGTCGCGCTCGGCGCTGTGCTCGTCATCCTCGCGATCGTCTACCGGTCGCCGATCCTGCCGTTCCTCGTCATCCTCACGGCCGTGCTCGCACTGACGCTCGCCGGCCTCGTCGTCTACCACCTCGCCGCGGCCGACGTCCTCACGCTCAACGGGCAGTCCCAGGGCATCCTCTCGATCCTCGTCGTCGGCGCCGCGGTCGACTACTCGTTGCTCGTCGTCGCGCGGTACCGGGAGGAGCTGCGCCTCGTCCGCTCGACCACGACGGCGCTGCGGCGCGCCGTGCGCGCGTCCGTCGAGCCGATCGCGGCGAGCGCCGGGACGGTGATCGCGGGCCTGCTGTGCCTGCTCCTGTCCGACCTGTCGTCCAACCGCAGCCTCGGCCCGGTCGCGGCGATCGGCATCGCCGCGGCGTTCGTCGCGGCCCTCACGCTCCTCCCGGCGCTCCTGCTGGTCGCGGGCCAGCGGTCGCGCGGCCTATTCTGGCCGCGCATGCCCCGGTACGAGGGCGCGCACACGCAGCACGACGGGGGAGTCGCGGACGCGCAGCCCGCGGACGTCGAGAGCGACGACGCGGTGCGCGTCGAGGGCCACGGCGTCTGGTCGCGCGTCGCGAGCTTCGTCGGCCGGCACGACCGGCGCGTGTGGGTCGTCACGGCACTCGTCCTCGCCGCGTGCGCGGCGTTCGTCCCGACGCTCGACGCCGAGGGCACCGGTGACTCGGAGGTGTTCCTCGCGGACGTCGACTCCGTCGCCGGGGAGGCGGCGCTCACCGAGCACTTCGAGGGTGTCTCCGCGCAGCCCGCGACCGTCGTCGCCCCCGAGGAGGACCTCGACGCCGTCGTCGCGGCCGCCGAGGGCGTCGAAGGCGTGGCGGCCGCGAACCCCGTCACGGACCAGCCCGCAGCGGCGCCGGGTGCGCCGGCGCAGGGCGACCCCGTGGTCGTCGACGGCCAGGTGCGCGTCGACGTCACCACGGACGCGCCCTCGGACAGCCAGGAGGCCGTCGAGACGGTCTCCGCGCTCCGTGACGCCGTGCACGACGTCTCGCCCGAGGCGGTGGTCGGCGGTGCCGCTGCTGAGCGCCTCGACACCCAGCTCGCGGGCCAGCGCGACCTGCGGGTCATCGTGCCGGTCGTCCTCGCCGTGATCCTGCTCATCCTCGTCCTGCTGCTGCGGTCGATCGTCGCGCCGGTCCTGCTCATGCTCGCGAACGTGCTGTCGTTCGGCGCCGCGCTGGGCGTCGCCGCGATCGTGTTCGACCACGTGCTCGGCTTCCCGGGCGCCGACCCGGCCGTCCCGCTCTACGCGTTCTGCTTCCTCGTCGCGCTCGGGGTCGACTACTCGATCTTCCTCATGACGCGCGTACGGGAGGAGAGCCTGCGGGTCGGGACACGGCGCGGCGTGCTGCGCGGTCTCGCGGTCACCGGGTCGGTCATCACGTCCGCGGGCGTCGTGCTCGCGACGACGTTCGCCGCGCTCGGCATCATCCCGTTGCTGTTCCTCGCCCAGCTCGCGTTCATCGTCGCGTTCGGCGTCCTCGTGGACACGCTCGTGGTGCGCTCGCTGCTCGTGCCCGCGCTCGTGCACGACGTCGGTCGTCGGGCCTGGTGGCCGAGCGCCCTCGGGCGTACCGACCGGGGGCCGGGGGAGCAGGGTCAGCCCGCGGGGACCGGCTCGGCGGGGCAGTCCTCGAGCACGCGTGCCATCGCCTCCGACTCGGAGGGCGTCACGGAGAGCTCGTAG
- a CDS encoding oxidoreductase yields MPRLPKLSSLFSRRPATTPSASGSAAAPSDARRATLAHLQDFVRTRVGVEAYVEPPTQDTGATLLLIATTGEWTRRRVPDEKTAFDVAGSLGVPVYNVRFTGYPQRMRDWNSRQRRR; encoded by the coding sequence GTGCCCCGGCTGCCCAAGCTGTCCAGCCTGTTCTCTCGCCGCCCCGCGACGACCCCGTCCGCGAGCGGCTCCGCCGCCGCGCCGTCGGACGCCCGTCGCGCGACGCTCGCCCACCTCCAGGACTTCGTGCGCACGCGCGTCGGGGTCGAGGCGTACGTCGAGCCGCCCACGCAGGACACGGGGGCGACGCTCCTGCTCATCGCGACGACGGGCGAGTGGACGCGGCGGCGCGTCCCGGACGAGAAGACGGCGTTCGACGTCGCCGGCTCGCTGGGCGTACCCGTCTACAACGTCCGCTTCACCGGCTACCCGCAGCGCATGCGCGACTGGAACTCGCGCCAGCGTCGTCGCTGA
- a CDS encoding HNH endonuclease family protein: MSTTSRRVPRRSVLRYVLIALAVAIVVANVINQQSVAADDEPDPAPGSALEALARLEVKGPGPDTGYERELFGPAWADVDGNGCDTRNDILARDLTDLTFSTRGEVCEVRTGTFQDPYTGETIDFRRGNATSMAVQIDHVVPLMDAWRKGARAWDDETRRQFANDPLNLLASDGPANQSKGARDASAWLPPNHAFRCPYVARQIAVKTAYELSVTPSESEAMARVLEDCPAEPVPAG; encoded by the coding sequence TTGAGCACCACGAGCCGCCGCGTCCCTCGTCGGAGCGTCCTGCGCTACGTGCTGATCGCCCTGGCGGTCGCCATCGTGGTCGCGAACGTCATCAACCAGCAGTCGGTCGCCGCCGACGACGAGCCGGACCCCGCCCCGGGCAGCGCGCTCGAGGCGCTGGCGCGGCTCGAGGTCAAGGGCCCCGGCCCGGACACGGGCTACGAGCGGGAGCTCTTCGGTCCCGCGTGGGCGGACGTCGACGGCAACGGGTGCGACACCCGCAACGACATCCTCGCGCGCGACCTGACCGACCTCACGTTCTCGACGCGGGGCGAGGTCTGCGAGGTGCGCACCGGCACGTTCCAGGACCCGTACACGGGCGAGACCATCGACTTCCGCCGCGGCAACGCGACGAGCATGGCCGTCCAGATCGACCACGTGGTCCCGCTGATGGACGCGTGGCGCAAGGGCGCGCGCGCCTGGGACGACGAGACGCGCCGGCAGTTCGCCAACGACCCGCTCAACCTGCTCGCGTCCGACGGCCCCGCGAACCAGTCCAAGGGCGCGCGCGACGCGTCGGCGTGGCTGCCCCCGAACCACGCGTTCCGATGCCCGTACGTCGCACGGCAGATCGCGGTGAAGACCGCCTACGAGCTCTCCGTGACGCCCTCCGAGTCGGAGGCGATGGCACGCGTGCTCGAGGACTGCCCCGCCGAGCCGGTCCCCGCGGGCTGA
- a CDS encoding MarR family winged helix-turn-helix transcriptional regulator: MEHASSNNAAGPHAGPDVGDPTPTDPQEWATGRLLFAVARRIEREWNAHLGQWDLNHAGFPVLMHLLAGPRSQRVLAEESGVTEQTMSRVVARLERSGYVTRTDDPADRRRRAVAITAAGREAGLAAARRRPAEELATRGLDDAQVAALRDALLALLETLPRTPHDEG; the protein is encoded by the coding sequence TTGGAGCACGCGTCGAGCAACAACGCCGCCGGGCCGCACGCCGGCCCCGACGTCGGCGACCCCACACCCACCGACCCTCAGGAGTGGGCCACCGGCCGCCTCCTGTTCGCCGTCGCGCGCCGGATCGAGCGGGAGTGGAACGCCCACCTCGGGCAGTGGGACCTCAACCATGCGGGCTTCCCCGTGCTCATGCACCTGCTCGCCGGACCCCGCTCGCAGCGCGTCCTCGCCGAGGAGTCGGGCGTGACCGAGCAGACCATGAGCCGGGTCGTCGCCCGGCTCGAGCGCTCCGGGTACGTGACCCGCACCGACGACCCCGCCGACCGCCGCCGCCGCGCCGTCGCGATCACCGCGGCCGGGCGCGAGGCGGGCCTGGCCGCCGCGCGGCGTCGTCCCGCCGAGGAGCTCGCGACCCGCGGTCTCGACGACGCGCAGGTCGCGGCGCTGCGGGACGCCCTCCTCGCCCTGCTCGAGACCCTGCCCCGCACACCCCACGACGAGGGCTAA
- the lipB gene encoding lipoyl(octanoyl) transferase LipB has translation MDLLALPGITEYHEAWDLQRAVHDDVVATTRPDTLILVEHPSVYTAGRRTRRDERPDDGTPVVDVDRGGKITWHGPGQQVAYPVVRLAEPVDVVGYVRALEEAVMGVCARLGLVTMRVEGRSGVWVAADETRRERKVCAIGVRVAKGVTMHGLALNCVPDLSRFDRIVPCGIEDADVTSLTAELGREVTLAEVAPLLVAALEDALAPLLAATASDHAPVAAPQDALAG, from the coding sequence ATGGACCTGCTCGCGCTGCCCGGGATCACGGAGTACCACGAGGCCTGGGACCTCCAGCGCGCGGTGCACGACGACGTCGTCGCGACCACCCGCCCGGACACCCTGATCCTCGTCGAGCACCCCTCCGTCTACACCGCCGGCCGCCGCACGCGCCGTGACGAGCGGCCCGACGACGGCACGCCTGTCGTGGACGTCGACCGCGGCGGGAAGATCACCTGGCACGGCCCGGGCCAGCAGGTCGCCTACCCGGTCGTGCGGCTCGCCGAGCCGGTCGACGTCGTCGGGTACGTGCGCGCGCTCGAGGAGGCCGTCATGGGCGTGTGCGCGCGCCTCGGCCTCGTGACGATGCGCGTCGAGGGGCGGAGCGGGGTCTGGGTCGCGGCCGACGAGACCCGCCGCGAGCGCAAGGTCTGCGCGATCGGCGTGCGCGTCGCCAAGGGCGTGACGATGCACGGCCTCGCCCTCAACTGCGTCCCCGACCTCTCCCGCTTCGATCGGATCGTCCCCTGCGGGATCGAGGACGCCGACGTGACGTCGCTCACCGCCGAGCTCGGGCGCGAGGTCACGCTCGCCGAGGTCGCGCCGCTGCTCGTGGCCGCGCTGGAGGACGCGCTCGCGCCGCTGCTCGCCGCGACCGCGTCCGACCACGCCCCCGTCGCCGCCCCGCAGGACGCGCTCGCGGGCTAG
- a CDS encoding Gfo/Idh/MocA family oxidoreductase, giving the protein MDTAARTLRVGIVGYGGAGRGIHARLVRETGHVVTAVVVRSPERRAAAVEDWPEVHLHDDLDRLVADRAAYDVVVVASPSALHADHASALLRAGVPVVVDKPLALGAVAAGAVVAAAEEAGTPLTVFQNRRWDPEQLTLRSVLVRGEIGRVHTFERRWERWRPVPQQRWKENDPVGGGLLLDLGPHLVDSATQLFGRVTAVWAELRSHTTPTEDDVFLVLHHEPDADGNAVVSRLWAGSVVGAPGPRTRVLGTAGAYVVTTFENDASPFEVFDDAAPEGTLGWVTRGREREPVAQAPGGHADFYRAVAAWILDDGPVPVDPRDAVRTAEVLDAARRSAREGRLLDV; this is encoded by the coding sequence ATGGACACCGCCGCACGCACGCTCAGGGTCGGGATCGTCGGGTACGGGGGAGCGGGCCGCGGCATCCACGCGCGCCTCGTCCGCGAGACCGGGCACGTCGTCACGGCGGTCGTCGTCCGGTCGCCCGAGCGTCGCGCCGCCGCGGTCGAGGACTGGCCCGAGGTGCACCTGCACGACGACCTCGACAGGCTCGTCGCCGACCGCGCCGCCTACGACGTCGTCGTGGTCGCCAGCCCGTCCGCCCTGCACGCGGACCACGCCTCGGCGCTCCTGCGCGCGGGGGTGCCGGTCGTCGTCGACAAGCCGCTCGCGCTCGGCGCCGTCGCCGCCGGCGCCGTCGTCGCCGCCGCGGAGGAGGCCGGCACGCCCCTCACCGTCTTTCAGAACCGTCGCTGGGACCCCGAGCAGCTCACCCTGCGCTCGGTGCTCGTCCGCGGGGAGATCGGGCGCGTCCACACCTTCGAACGCCGGTGGGAGCGGTGGCGCCCCGTGCCGCAGCAGCGCTGGAAGGAGAATGACCCCGTCGGCGGCGGCCTGCTCCTCGACCTCGGGCCGCACCTCGTCGACTCCGCGACCCAGCTCTTCGGGCGCGTGACGGCCGTGTGGGCCGAGCTGCGCTCGCACACCACCCCCACCGAGGACGACGTGTTCCTGGTGCTCCACCACGAGCCCGACGCCGACGGCAACGCGGTCGTGAGCCGCCTCTGGGCCGGCTCCGTCGTCGGCGCCCCGGGGCCCCGCACGCGCGTGCTCGGCACGGCCGGGGCGTACGTCGTCACGACGTTCGAGAACGACGCGTCGCCCTTCGAGGTCTTCGACGACGCCGCCCCCGAGGGCACGCTCGGCTGGGTCACGCGCGGTCGCGAGCGCGAGCCCGTCGCGCAGGCCCCGGGCGGGCACGCCGACTTCTACCGTGCCGTCGCCGCCTGGATCCTCGACGACGGCCCCGTCCCCGTCGACCCGCGCGACGCCGTCCGGACCGCCGAGGTCCTGGACGCCGCCCGCCGCAGCGCCCGCGAGGGCCGCCTGCTCGACGTCTGA